In Anomaloglossus baeobatrachus isolate aAnoBae1 chromosome 2, aAnoBae1.hap1, whole genome shotgun sequence, the DNA window atatatacatatattttttatatatatatatatatatatatatatattttgtcataGCTAAACGTGCTGCTGCCACCTTTGAAAATGTTcctgaaaatgaaatatttctcccagaaaattgttgCATTTACACACGTTTATTCCCTTGTGTGTGTCGCAACAaccaaaaaataactaaaaaaaaggcaatttggatataatttcacacaaaaccccaaaaatgggccagacaaaattgttggcacctttttcAAAGTTGTGGATAAACAGCTTTGTTTCAAGCTTGTCATACTCATCCAAATTTAACTATGGCaagaaacaggtgtgggcaatatgaaaatcacaccttaaaccagataaaaaggggataagttgactcaatctttgcattgtgtgtctgtgtgtgccacactgagCTCTTTTGCTCTTAGATAGATGCTGAGCATTCACTTGTGATGTATTAAGTAAACAATGCTATATTGCATAATCTTCTATTTGTGTTACAGACCTCCCCTCTAAATATAGACGTCTATCTCCAAATATTGCAATGGGAACTTGGCTCATCCTTGATATCATTAGTTATTTTTCACTGGACTTGATAGGAATTCCTGGTAATCTCATTATTTTATATGCTTTTCTTCACACTTTCCATAGTCAAGGTAAAGTAACCACTGGTGAAATTATCCTCAGCAAACTGGCATTGTCCAATCTGCTGGTCATTCTGACATGGGGCCTTCCAATTACACTGCAAGCTACTGGAACGTTTATAGCTTTTGGTGACTTATCTTGTCAAATTAGCCTTTACTTTTACTGTGTGGGAAGAGCCATGTCTGTCAGTATTACTTCTTTACTTGGTTGTTTTCAGTGTATATCCATTGCTCCCTCTCACCGACGATGGTTGGGAGTAAAGAGGAAGCTGCCAAATCACCTTTTTACAATAATGCTGTTTCTCTGGACTTTCAATCTAATCATAAGTAGTACCCGGTTGGCATACTCCACAGCTTCTATCAAGAACAGTACCTCCAGGTATATTATGAGTTACAACTTCTGCTTTGTAATGTTCCCAAATTATCTGCTTTACATAGGAAATGGGATCATCTACGTAGTCCGAGACTTGTTCTTCTTGATTCTAATGATGTTCTCCAGTGGTTATCTTCTCTACGTCTTCTACCAGCACGGAAAAAAAGTGAAATATATTCCAACTCTGAACACTAAGCATGCAGAGATCCGAGCTGCCAAAGCCGTCTTTACTTTAGTCATGATGTATATTGTTAGTTTTGGATTAGACAACCTGTTTTGGATTCTGACTCTCTGCACTGTTACTCTTTCTCCCCGGTTTACCGATGCACGAATATTTTTTGATTCCTGTTACTCTGCTATAAGTCCCATTGTAATCATTTCAACCAACAAGAAAATCCAAATGGGTCTCCAATGCTCGAGGAAGAGAAGAGAAATTCATGCTGTGAAAACGATATCTAACTGTGTAGCTAAGAAGAGATTCTAGAAACCAAAGACACCTTTATTTTAAAAGATCGAATAAACCTGCATAGTATTAGTGTAAAGGATAGATCTAGTGACTATAAATGCAATCACAGCGCTCATACTTCTTTATGAATAATTCCCATAATATCCTTACAAGAGTCTTTAGATGATAAATGACTGTGTTATCACATTATATATGCATATAAAGTTACTGTATAAAGTTTATTATAATTATTCTTACAATATTCATAACTTTCAGAAACAAAATACATTTACGTGGGAACTACATCCCAACAATGAATTGCTTCTATGTCTTTTCCATTAAGGATTTAAGCATTTCTTGGTTAGCCATGATAAAAGATGCTGCATCAGAATCAGGGGTGTCCCTAGGCAGTTAGGTCAGGGGCCTGAGTCCTGGATCAAAACCATGAAACCCTGAACTTCCAGAAGACAGTCTGACACAGCAGCGCTGCCTTTTCTAACTCTTCTCCTGTGCCTGGGAGTAGATAGAAGTGACCACTCCTGCATGTGTTTGCACTCCACAACAGAGGCACTACACAAGCGCCATGAGCAGTGGCACTGCTGCAGTCAGATTTCTGCTCTTGCTGCTGCTTTCTCAGGACAGCGAAGTCTCCACCCACAATGCAAAGTCTCCAGCAGAGCAGACTGCTTCCTCTAGGGGTGAAGCCTCCTCTCTGTCGGGCCAGAGATTTATTCTTACAAAAGGATGTGGATACTAGTCCACCAGCCATCTATTGCCACTATTGtttctcaccaaccatacagaaacTTTTATACTCACCCCTCCTGCATTTCCAGCACAGCTGGTAGTCAGCAAGTAGAAGGAGGAGGGTAGAGAGCACATGGAGAATTTAGTGAGGGTCCAGTGCACCTCCTATGGCTTTACAGGTTTCATGATATGAGACTGAACATGCTTGATGACAATTCTCTACACATACTGTACATGTGTGTAATATGTGTACAGTACATGTAATGTCTAATAAATGTACCATGTGTGTAATTCATGTTTGCGTCTGTTATTTGTGCACTGTAATTCCTATATGTGTGCATTTTTGTATATATAAGACAAATTTCTTAATTTTTGTGTGTATGGGTATGTGAACACATTAAAGGCAAGTTAAACTCTATTAACCTTCAgataaggggttaatctgcaggtgaaTAGTGTTCTGAACCTGCCCAGTACCCACACCAAGAGCCACAGATCCCAGAGAAAATTAACATTATTGCTCCCGGTAGTGTTTGGCTTTTAGTCATAGGGCTGGTGCCAGTATTATGTCAATCACCGCTCTGTGCATAGTGATCGGTGGCTGTAACCGCGTACCTACTCTCACTGACAGCCACCTAGCATTAAAGAATACTGACAGTCTGTGCGGGTGACATGGTTACAGCCGCCTCTCACTATACACAGAGCAATGAGTGAACCCAAGACTGTAAGccaaatgctgctgggaggaataaacttCATTTCCTTCTGACAGGAGGGTT includes these proteins:
- the LOC142289776 gene encoding olfactory receptor class A-like protein 1 — translated: MGTWLILDIISYFSLDLIGIPGNLIILYAFLHTFHSQGKVTTGEIILSKLALSNLLVILTWGLPITLQATGTFIAFGDLSCQISLYFYCVGRAMSVSITSLLGCFQCISIAPSHRRWLGVKRKLPNHLFTIMLFLWTFNLIISSTRLAYSTASIKNSTSRYIMSYNFCFVMFPNYLLYIGNGIIYVVRDLFFLILMMFSSGYLLYVFYQHGKKVKYIPTLNTKHAEIRAAKAVFTLVMMYIVSFGLDNLFWILTLCTVTLSPRFTDARIFFDSCYSAISPIVIISTNKKIQMGLQCSRKRREIHAVKTISNCVAKKRF